One part of the Glycine soja cultivar W05 chromosome 11, ASM419377v2, whole genome shotgun sequence genome encodes these proteins:
- the LOC114374235 gene encoding E3 ubiquitin-protein ligase BIG BROTHER-like yields MNDGRQMGVHYVDAGFPYAVNDNFVDFFQGFTHVPVNYAFAGSIPDQESVYWSMNMNPYKFGLSGPGSTSYYSSYEVNGHLPRMEIDRAEWEYPSTITTVEEPATTDSPPRRDGVTSMQTIPEECSPNHHESNSSSQVIWQDNIYPDDMTYEELLDLGEAVGTQSRGLSQELIDMLPTSKYKFGSLFKRKNSGKRCVICQMTYRRGDQQMKLPCSHVYHGECITKWLSINKKCPVCNTEVFGEESTH; encoded by the exons ATGAATGATGGTAGACAAATGGGGGTGCATTACGTAGACGCTGGGTTCCCTTATGCTGTTAATGATAACTTCGTGGATTTTTTCCAAGGATTCACTCATGTGCCCGTCAATTATGCCTTTGCTGGCTCAATTCCTGATCAG GAAAGTGTCTACTGGTCAATGAACATGAATCCCTATAAGTTTGGATTGTCTGGTCCTGGGAGTACATCTTACTATAGTTCTTATGAGGTAAATGGTCATTTGCCGAGAATGGAGATAGATAGGGCTGAGTGGGAATACCCTTCGACAATTACCACTGTGGAAGAACCAGCTACAACAGATTCTCCACCTAGAAGAGATGGAGTCACGAGCATGCAGACCATCCCTGAAGAAT GCAGTCCAAATCATCATGAGTCCAACAGTAGTAGCCAG GTCATATGGCAAGACAACATCTATCCTGATGATATGACTTATGAG GAACTACTGGACCTGGGGGAGGCAGTTGGGACTCAAAGCCGAGGTCTTTCCCAAGAACTTATTGATATGCTTCCAACCTCAAAGTACAAATTTGGTAGTTTATTCAAGAGAAAAAATTCTGGGAAAAG GTGTGTAATTTGTCAGATGACATACAGAAGAGGTGACCAGCAAATGAAATTGCCATGCAGCCATGTCTATCATGGTGAATGCATCACCAAGTGGCTTAGCATTAACAAG AAATGTCCTGTTTGCAACACTGAGGTTTTTGGCGAGGAATCAACGCATTAG
- the LOC114373713 gene encoding ADP,ATP carrier protein 1, mitochondrial-like, giving the protein MVDQVQHPRIIEKVAGQQHLRTGLPLYHQWRSFANYSNGALQYPVMPACRAATAASHVFVAAPSEKGHFLIDFLMGGVSAAVSKTAAAPIERVKLLIQNQDEMIKAGRLSEPYKGIGDCFKRTMQEEGVVSLWRGNTANVIRYFPTQALNFAFKDYFKRLFNFRKDRDGYWKWFAGNLGSGGAAGASSLLFVYSLDYARTRLANDAKAAKKGGERQFNGLVDVYKKTLASDGVAGLYRGFNISCVGIIVYRGLYFGMYDSLKPVLLTGSLQDSFFASFGLGWLITNGAGLASYPIDTVRRRMMMTSGEAVKYKSSMDAFTQILKNEGAKSLFKGAGANILRAVAGAGVLAGYDKLQVIVFGKKYGSGGA; this is encoded by the exons ATGGTTGATCAGGTTCAGCACCCTAGAATCATTGAGAAGGTTGCAGGCCAGCAGCATCTCCGTACTGGCCTTCCTTTGTACCACCAGTGGCGCTCGTTTGCTAATTACTCAAATGGTGCATTGCAGTATCCAGTGATGCCAGCATGCAGAGCTGCAACAGCAGCCTCCCATGTGTTTGTTGCAGCTCCTTCTGAGAAAGGACACTTCCTTATTGACTTTCTCATGGGTGGAGTTTCAGCTGCTGTGTCCAAAACTGCTGCTGCCCCCATTGAACGCGTTAAACTCTTGATCCAGAACCAGGATGAGATGATCAAAGCTGGTAGACTCTCTGAACCCTACAAGGGTATTGGTGATTGTTTTAAGAGAACAATGCAGGAGGAAGGTGTTGTTTCCCTGTGGAGAGGTAACACTGCAAATGTCATCCGTTATTTCCCTACTCAG GCCCTGAACTTTGCATTCAAGGACTACTTCAAGAGGCTTTTCAATTTCAGGAAGGACAGGGATGGTTACTGGAAATGGTTTGCTGGTAACTTGGGCTCAGGAGGTGCTGCTGGTGCCTCATCCCTTTTGTTTGTATACTCCCTTGACTATGCCCGTACTCGTTTGGCCAATGATGCTAAGGCTGCAAAGAAGGGTGGAGAAAGGCAATTCAATGGTCTTGTTGATGTCTACAAGAAGACATTGGCATCTGATGGTGTTGCTGGTCTGTACCGTGGCTTCAACATTTCCTGTGTTGGAATCATTGTGTACCGTGGTCTCTACTTTGGAATGTATGATTCCTTGAAGCCTGTTCTCCTAACTGGCTCTTTGCAG GATAGCTTTTTTGCTAGTTTTGGCCTTGGATGGCTCATCACCAATGGTGCAGGTTTAGCCTCATACCCAATTGACACTGTTAGAAGAAGAATGATGATGACATCTGGTGAAGCTGTGAAGTACAAGAGCTCTATGGATGCATTTACACAAATCCTCAAGAATGAGGGTGCCAAGTCCTTGTTTAAGGGAGCTGGTGCTAATATCCTCCGTGCTGTTGCTGGTGCTGGTGTGCTTGCTGGTTATGACAAGTTGCAGGTCATAGTATTTGGGAAGAAATATGGTTCCGGTGGTGCTTAA